DNA from Agarilytica rhodophyticola:
CGGCTTCAATGGCTGCATTTAAGGCTAATAGGTTAGTTTGTTCTGCAATACTTCTAATCATTTCTACAACGCCACCAATAGCATCTGTTACATCGGCGAGTCCTAAAATTACTCCGGAAGCTTCCTGTACACTACTGGCTAATTTACTCGTAGTCGTAATTGCTTGTTCTACCACATTTTTACCATCAGCCACTTGGTGTTTTGCATTTTCAGTAGCCCCTGCGGCAGCCGATGCATTTTGTGCCACTTCACCGACGCTACTTGCCATTTGCGTAATTGCGGTTGCAACTTGTTCTACCTCGTTTTTCTGACGACTCATGCTATTTGCAGTGTCTTGGGCGACATTGACGGCTTTGTTTGATACCTCTTCTAAGCTAATGGCAGAATCACTGAGCCGCCAGATCACGGTTTGCAATTTGGCATTAAGCATATGTTGGGTCAGTTGTAGCTGCCCCAATTCATCTGAACGATTAGTGTAAGTGGCCATTGCTACAGGATCATCAATAATTGCTTTACTTGCCGCCGCTGCACGTTGCCAAGGAGCCGCTATCCAAAACGCGCCAGCACATCCTACAATAGAAGCTACCACAAGACTCGCCAGGCTTTGAAGAAGTTGCTCATCTATCAGAGTCATCGGAATGATTGCACTTATTACTGTAGCGATAATGAGCATCAAAAGTTGTATTAGCAGGCTAGGATTAATAGGTTGGCTATTTTTTCCTTCATTAATTTTTTTGTATACTTTCTCGGCCTGATCTATCTGTGCTTCTGAAGGCTTCATTCGAACACTTTGATAGCCTTCAGTCTTACCATTTAGTTTAAGAGGAGTGGCCAAGGCATCTACCCAGTAGTGATCGCCGTTCTTGCAGCGATTTTTTACAATACCTATCCACGATTTGTCAGCTTTTAAACTATCCCACATCATTTCAAAAGCTTCCCCGGGCATATCCGGGTGACGAATGACATTGTGAGGTTTTAGTAACAGTTCGTCTTCGCTAAAGCCGCTAATGTCTATAAAGTCTTGATTGACATGAGTGATCTGGCCTGCCTCATTTGTAGTTGAGACAATTCGTGTATCATGTCTTAGGTCGACATTTTTTTGGGTTACAGGTAAATTCGTTCTCATGCGCAACATTACTAATGATTTACTATAAATGTAGCTCATCAGTAAGAGGTCGCGGCGAGTCGCTTCAAAAAAAATAATAAGATAAGTAGTGTATATGAGGTAAGTCAAAAAACTAGTAATCAACAACACTACAGAGGTAATGTGTAAATCGTATATTTTAAAAATTTAAGATTTTTATTTGATTTATCCTTCCTCAATGTTTTCTGTAAATACACTGACAGCGTTAACCACTTCTGAGATACTTGTCTTTATTTCGGTAATAACATTTCCTGCCTGTGAAGCTAGTTCCGTACCACTGTCTGCTTGTTCTTTACAATATTGCATGCTCGATATAGCCGACTGCGTAATCGCCTGAATTTTATCGATCATGGTGGAAATTTCTTGTGTTGACTCGGCGGTTCGACCAGCCAACTGACGCACTTCGTCGGCAACTACTGCAAAGCCGCGCCCTTGATCTCCCGCGCGTGCTGCCTCGATTGCCGCATTTAGTGCAAGTAAATTCGTTTGTTCGGCGATACCACGTATAGTATTTACAATATTAGTAATTTGCTCTGAGTGACTAGCAAGATCATCAATGACAGTTGATGACTCCGTGACCGCTTGCGATATTGCCGACATTTCAGAAGTAGCGCGATGGATTACCTCAGCGCCTTCCTCAGTTGATGCATTTGTACCCTGAGCTAGTTGATGAGCCTTAATAGCACTCTCGGTATTTGCTATTTGTTTAGCTACGTTTTTAGTAATGTCGGAAGCAAATTTTACTACTTTATATATTTCACCTTTTTCGTTACGGATAGGATTGTAGGTTGCTTCTAACCAGAGTGTACTACCGGAAGCGGATACACGTTCAAAACGACCGCCAAAGGATTCCCCTCTATTTAGCCTCGCCCAAAAATTACTGTAGTTTGAACTATTGGCGTAATCAGGTTTACAAAACATTTTATGACTTTTGCCCTTAATCTGATCTATGCTGTATCCCGTGGTTTTACAAAAGTTATCATTGGCATTAATTATTGTACTATCTAAGTTAAACTCGATAACAGCCAATGAGAGGTTAAGGGCGCTGATAAGGCTTTGTGCATCTTTTGCGTCTTTTCGTCGTGTAGTTATATCTGAGGCAAGCTTAATAACTTTTACAATCTCGCCTTGATCATTTTTAACCGGGTTATAAGAAGCCTCTAACCATAGTTCATCGCCTGCTTTGTTACGTCTTCTGAATTCACCCGACTGATATTTGCCTCTTTTTAGATTTTCCCAAAAGTCTCTATACTCCATGCTGTTGGCCATATCATCATGACAAAACATCCGATGATGTTGTCCCTGTATTTCCGAGAGTTGGTAGCCAACAGTATCTAAAAAGTTGTTATTTGCTGTGATAATTCTGCCATCAACAGTGAATTCAATCATTGCCATGGATTTGTTGATCGCCGCTAAAAGTGCCTGGCTTTCATCGGTAGATTGGTTATCATCCACCGGTTTTTTATTACCAAAATTAAATAGAGACATTGCACATGATTTCCATAGTATTTATCTAATAAATATTAGCTGGATAAGAGGGAATTTCAATGTCGTCACTTGCTACCAAATTTCCTACTTTCAACTACCTAACGTTTTATCGGTAGTGTTAATAGTGCCTGGAAAAACGAGCGAGAGATGCAATTTTCTAGGCGTAATCTGGAAATACTTTATCTGCAGCTTTCTCATATTATTCCTCTATCTTTATTAATCGAGGTAGAATTTAGTGACAAATACAGTAGCATTAATTACCGGCGGAGCCAGCGGTATTGGTAAAGCCACAGCCATTAAACTTGCGAGTTTAGGTATCCATGTTGTGATTAGCGGTCGAAGGCGAGATGTGGGAGAGGCAGCGGCTAAAGAAATTTGTGGCGCGGCTTGTCGGGGGGGGGGGCAAGGTTCAATACATTGGCTCAATACATTCAAAATGATGTGACTAATGAAGATCACGTTAAAAGTTTGATAGCAACGATTATTAAAGAATTTGGTCAGCTGGATATGGCAGTCAACAATGCGGGGATTTCCAGTGAAGTAGTGTCTATTGATGCTTCAAATAGCGATAATTATAGTGCCATGGTGAACACTAACCTTGTAGACTTGTACTATTGTATGAAACATCAAATTATTCAGATGCTAAAACAAAAGCAGGGCGCTATTGTCAATGTAGCATCCGTTGCTGGTCTCAACGGTATACCATGGGCCGCTACCTACGCGTCGACTAAACACGGAGTCGTAGGTTTAACAAAATCGGCAGCTATATTGATCATGCGCAGTAAGGTATTCGTATTAACGCGGCAGCCCCTGGCGCTATCAGAACTGATATTATTGACAAACAACTTGATGGCGATGATGAAAATTATAATGAAGAAATAATAAGTGCAATTCATCCCATGAATCGGCTCGGTAAACCTGAGGAAGTTGCCAATGGAATTGCATGGTTGTTATCAGGGGAGGCGAGTTTTGTGACAGGTCATATTCTAAGTATTGATGGAGGTTTTCAAGCGAAGTGATAGCGCCAACCAAGTTATTATTATACTGACATTTATAGGCATCAAATTCAGCTCTGCAAAGTTATTAAGCTGATATGATATGAATATGTGAGCAAGCTTTGACATTTTCACGTAATTCAGATAAATACTTGTTTAAAACATTGATGTTTTTTATATACCCAATTTATAGATTTTCCATTAGGTGTATATCTTAGTATCCTCCTGCCTTACTATTTTTGATAGAGAATTTATCATGAAGCAACCCAAGATCTTGATTTCTGGTGCAGGAATAGCTGGCTTAGCCTTAGCAATAAGGTTAGACATAGCGGGAATAGACTATGTCATTGTGGAAAAAAAAGATCGAATGCGAACTAATACATCAGGAATTGCCTTACCTTTTAATGCGGTAAAGCTATTGGAGCATTTCGGTTGTAGAGATGTAGTTCTTGAACAGGCTCACCAGGTAAAGAAAATTACTTACTCTAAGCCAAATGGTAAAATTTTGGCGTCCAGTAACTTAAATGAATATCCTTTTAATGATGAAGTGTTTGTAGCTCTTACACGCTCGAAGCTCCTTGACGCTCTCGCTTCGAATGTTCAGAAAAATATTCACTATGGTACAGTAATTGAGAATGCTACACAAAAAGGCAGTACAATACATGTTAGCTTTTCCGATAATGAAATCAATGATGAATTTGACTTACTAATTTCTGCAGAAGGCATAAACTCTTTATTACGCCAGCAGGCGTTCCCCGAAGAGGAAACCATTGTTGACTATGGTATGACGAATTGGCGTTTTATCGCCAGGTCTCCCTGTCATGGGATAAACCCCATTTATATGCTTGGTCGCACAGATTTATTTATGATGTACCCAATCAGCACTGATGAACTTTATTGTTATGCACATATATACGATCCTAAAAAAATATATACAACTGAAAGTAAGTCGCTTGAAAACCTTAAACTTATTTTTCAACATTATGCCAATGGTGTACCTCAACTTTTAACTACTTTATCTAATGAAGATATAGTCACAGGGAGATTGAAATCTGTCACTAGGTCGTACCTCAATAAAGGTAATGTTATTTTTATAGGTGATGCAGGGAATGCTTGTTCTCCATTGCTCCAACAGGGAGCTGCCGGTGCTTTTGAGGATGTTATGTGTTTGTCTGATGTATTGGCAACGACGCCAATATCAGAAGTGGCAGAAGCCTATAAGCTGCGACGCGAGGAGAAAAATACCTGGGTATTAAATACTTCCGATGCACCATTGAAAAAGATAAAAGCTACCCAATCATTTCTAGGCTCTATGCTTCGCAACACTATGGTCAGAAAGTTAGGTCCACTCAATGTTCATGGTTGGAAAAAATTAGCAGAAGATTCTTTTTCTTAAAAGTTTTTTGTAATGATTCATAATACTACTTATATAGCGCTATCGTCGTCAGATTTTAGTTAATCTGTATTAGATAGTATTTGTGCCTGCTCATTTTATCCTCTTTTAACGACAGGCACGGATTAAACTTACAGACCTCTATTTATCTTTAAGTGTAATTTTCCTGAAGATACACTGACATTTTCTGGCCTGAATTGAGTATTACCTGAAAACCAGTTAGCAACTTGCCATTTGCTATAGTCTATATGATTGCCATTAAATTCATCGAACCAGAAAGGTCTTGCTTTTAATTTATGTGAATTAGATGACTTAAATTGGTAAAATCTCGCATATTTAATTTGGAATGTTCTACTAAATGCTCCTTTTGGTAGTTTTCCTGCCCAATTGTTATTGAATCCAGTAATACCTAAATTAAAGTCTAGACGTTTATTTGTGGGAATATTTTTTACATTCTTTCCGGTTTTATAAAATCGTGGTCCATTAGTTAGTACCGATCTTGAGTTCTTTCCATGCTTAAATGGATTCATGTAATCATATGTTTTATGATCAAAGTTATAACGAATATCATAAATTAAGGTATCCCCTCTACGAATTAATATATAGTTGTAGAATTTTTGGCCAAGATTTACATCCATTCTTGTATTCTCTGGTGCGTCTCGTAGCGGGCCTCCACGATGGTTTCGAACTCGGATTTGCGACCAGCCATTTCGCGGGAGCTTACCGCGAATTTCCCAGTCATACTCATACCACCTATTTCCTTCCCAGGGCTTATCCTCCCGGTTATAGAAAAACATATTGCTAACAGTGCCTGATAACGGAACAATTTTGCTGGATACAACCATAAGCCCATCACCAAATTTTTGATGGCTGATCAACTCAGAACCAAATGTGGTTTGCGCATGAGCTTGATTGAAAATAAAAACTATGAATAAGATAAATATAATATTTTTGTACACATTTTCTCCTATTTGGGATGTTAAATTTAGGTGGCTAAACTAAAAAATATTTATTAGGCCGGATGTTATTTAAGAAAATATAAATTCTAAGAAAAATTAATTTTAAATTTTTGATGTTATTTGTCACAATATATCTTGATAAATAAGTTTTTAGTAAATTCTGTTTCTGTAAAGTATTAACAGTGTTAGTTTTCTTTCATATTATTCCGGGTGAAGTTTTAGTTGTGTTAATAAATTATTTATAAAACAATTTTTTATTTTCACGTGTGTATCTTTTTTTATCTAGATGTTCATTATATTTGCTTAAAGTAGAGTTGTGCTAGTACATCAACCGAAAAAGTCTTGAGAGATAATATTGTGGCATTGTAATACATTTGCTGATTATTAAATTAGTAGTCATGTAGTAATTGGTCGCTGGTCTTTATGGAAATGATAACCGTTAGCAATATTTTTTTAAAAAATTATTAAAAAACTTAAGTGTAGAGATTCTGACTATCACTAATTAATCCCGAAAATTAATAGTACCAGTTGAGATGACTTTTTATAAAACAAGTCGTTATATTACTAGATAATATATGGCCGGCAGGCAATTTTATATAATTGCCACAATGTGAAAAACATATGGAATATCTGCTAATATGAACTTTAATTAGTTGAGCTAAAATGCCGGAGCTTTTCAATAAAATATATGTTATTTGCTCGCATAATTATGGTTCTTATAAAATAAGATTTTAGACCGATTTACAGT
Protein-coding regions in this window:
- a CDS encoding SDR family NAD(P)-dependent oxidoreductase — translated: MAQYIQNDVTNEDHVKSLIATIIKEFGQLDMAVNNAGISSEVVSIDASNSDNYSAMVNTNLVDLYYCMKHQIIQMLKQKQGAIVNVASVAGLNGIPWAATYASTKHGVVGLTKSAAILIMRSKVFVLTRQPLALSELILLTNNLMAMMKIIMKK
- a CDS encoding FAD-dependent monooxygenase; translation: MKQPKILISGAGIAGLALAIRLDIAGIDYVIVEKKDRMRTNTSGIALPFNAVKLLEHFGCRDVVLEQAHQVKKITYSKPNGKILASSNLNEYPFNDEVFVALTRSKLLDALASNVQKNIHYGTVIENATQKGSTIHVSFSDNEINDEFDLLISAEGINSLLRQQAFPEEETIVDYGMTNWRFIARSPCHGINPIYMLGRTDLFMMYPISTDELYCYAHIYDPKKIYTTESKSLENLKLIFQHYANGVPQLLTTLSNEDIVTGRLKSVTRSYLNKGNVIFIGDAGNACSPLLQQGAAGAFEDVMCLSDVLATTPISEVAEAYKLRREEKNTWVLNTSDAPLKKIKATQSFLGSMLRNTMVRKLGPLNVHGWKKLAEDSFS
- a CDS encoding SDR family oxidoreductase encodes the protein MDKQLDGDDENYNEEIISAIHPMNRLGKPEEVANGIAWLLSGEASFVTGHILSIDGGFQAK
- a CDS encoding methyl-accepting chemotaxis protein, giving the protein MSLFNFGNKKPVDDNQSTDESQALLAAINKSMAMIEFTVDGRIITANNNFLDTVGYQLSEIQGQHHRMFCHDDMANSMEYRDFWENLKRGKYQSGEFRRRNKAGDELWLEASYNPVKNDQGEIVKVIKLASDITTRRKDAKDAQSLISALNLSLAVIEFNLDSTIINANDNFCKTTGYSIDQIKGKSHKMFCKPDYANSSNYSNFWARLNRGESFGGRFERVSASGSTLWLEATYNPIRNEKGEIYKVVKFASDITKNVAKQIANTESAIKAHQLAQGTNASTEEGAEVIHRATSEMSAISQAVTESSTVIDDLASHSEQITNIVNTIRGIAEQTNLLALNAAIEAARAGDQGRGFAVVADEVRQLAGRTAESTQEISTMIDKIQAITQSAISSMQYCKEQADSGTELASQAGNVITEIKTSISEVVNAVSVFTENIEEG
- a CDS encoding SDR family NAD(P)-dependent oxidoreductase, with amino-acid sequence MTNTVALITGGASGIGKATAIKLASLGIHVVISGRRRDVGEAAAKEICGAACRGGGQGSIHWLNTFKMM
- a CDS encoding methyl-accepting chemotaxis protein, producing the protein MRTNLPVTQKNVDLRHDTRIVSTTNEAGQITHVNQDFIDISGFSEDELLLKPHNVIRHPDMPGEAFEMMWDSLKADKSWIGIVKNRCKNGDHYWVDALATPLKLNGKTEGYQSVRMKPSEAQIDQAEKVYKKINEGKNSQPINPSLLIQLLMLIIATVISAIIPMTLIDEQLLQSLASLVVASIVGCAGAFWIAAPWQRAAAASKAIIDDPVAMATYTNRSDELGQLQLTQHMLNAKLQTVIWRLSDSAISLEEVSNKAVNVAQDTANSMSRQKNEVEQVATAITQMASSVGEVAQNASAAAGATENAKHQVADGKNVVEQAITTTSKLASSVQEASGVILGLADVTDAIGGVVEMIRSIAEQTNLLALNAAIEAARAGEQGRGFAVVADEVRSLASKTQTSTDEIQTMIQKLQTATDKAVKAMEQGKEVAENNVANSILMGESFDSIDQAVDQLSSMVVQIAKSSEEQGAFAEEINRNVINIHSLSEETQQSTQESHQSINELQQQIQRLRGIVNQFSG